A single Anopheles funestus chromosome 2RL, idAnoFuneDA-416_04, whole genome shotgun sequence DNA region contains:
- the LOC125760989 gene encoding tensin-1 isoform X9 — translation MIRVNSQSFSLSSTLKKKNGREEEQQAINKYNSLPLHAINAQQQQPQQQQQPRPTTNLNHVNNNHYHNYSLQPYYNRQPQQQQHHSYPVARIAEEPSSKSVRLNYVAERILASTLPARQLQNGSSSPHATNGTPPADEHERELINMLEQKYKQNYRILDLESRLVNITLEKLCELCKYIDSWLGSGKEKIVVLQDREDKHRLGTAVAAYLQYQKICGSNIPQASGQSKNFLSPGGTDNGRKTPTWLDLDIYSMQKFLESVTGPLRIPSHKRYIQYFSGLLSGVIKLNSSSFFLKAIRVESPPCLHYRAITVNSEWRSFIKIFEGVRCLFTSDIYVIPLTTRHFIYEIKHPLRLRGDILVRCYQIIPNNNKASYEKELIASVQFHTCAITEKEVQFHKGDLDLACEDERFSTEHMMTFCFDTVPNERSMVLIFQDPLVRKEPIVENGDHLETINEGWSKQDESSHTQGPLDGSLYATILKSPKSPTAPHLISPPAEFSNGKSLLANGSGPPPVPERSKTPNSIYLSHNGTPRSTPVPFTVAPPPVSPAFGNGSVHGDVKYALSECKSTPGGRAVSSANSSYGSYQSASPGAPDGGSSGGLTLAPSGKTRPTAQVDGRESVRSPLTVSMDSGISSSGPVNRRIQGSSVSPSSFPSPQASPQDDRHRELDDLLSDMMLTVQGIPDVGQKADQTDHHQAQQRPQPHHHHHHHHQHHQNPNDHFVNTNTDTIKRSHSAQLPVSAREDNRSRTPLTVSDYSPSSAAAAAKERELLMYETSSTTTTLTPPPSESGRETPLLSAYASAAIRERELQNINNNNLTPAERELIMSVQRHPHQSLAYPRPARSTTGASERFTSDDDDDLLGGGSGGQIPYHAREDSRPFTYGNIPASGTPQHPPAATMIKMQSGLSSPSMVRKALGTPTATRKTATLPRNDFEEMLRERREKVLSEKYTIGEQSPGGIGGVGGGGGIMVSDTINNNNSGGDGRWTYQQHHTVKTVTTQGATPNGYPAHEPLKRSNTMDGSFGRQFSNEGISGQSWLQLQQQKLRARREQQRREHSNSFSYNYGSPAFPTGENVYSTTHRRSQTLSPVRNERNYHTLTTTRTHSTERPFVAVQRAHENAKLQTIGNAPLTILNASPHGHIAQAQTASSPSPSSTHTTVSSPSPAPPSTSVTITNHHHQHHQTVNGSSNAAVNGQQHSTPQQQRHINGNGVHYQQQQQQQHINSSLNGSSGLLSLAEQDHSTPKHGQVRLESEQIIFSNINSLNNLDNCEKLNNLLNEITNSAAAVASVATTEPQTQTVASASGSQACISPNTTTSSVTTNSSSSSFMSASNNSASLTNHTHHLIDSYHDHPSHQRHPSSEYCHRNGHKPTGGEQEPMELSSPDGSVDEKPIAQPGTTVNGERRNGHTNDTSVNVIGHGQLALDKLLASLALESDVTEEHLAKIEGRTNTERCYPEQRPTVNFHPSSELSDVLANLAEYDLTEMQRNGNLYHQHHQHYQQQHQNASPSVDTTNGNYRLYSAHGLELVNGYTLSNGHHLPGQLQRSTSRSSNDAQHSQQQSQNNSPNVQQQQQQQQLQQQHHHHNHPHHPLLMNNHVRRIASETDSTISSISPSLSERSNAISWCDQAREESFSSYRSETEPDNSPMGGSPRPETPAFPVTPRTPYGLSNGTSSPALPPKSPTSQRRKNVLYKQLEKLALAKASLFQCVAPVLEKRTQGCTFRYDKDLFSGNQRAQEIVNQNETLSCYTSRRNSTTSNANSEPQEVAPQFVKFARDSSKYWYKPNISREEAIALLRNAAPGTFIVRDSTTFANAYGLVVKVNHPPPGVQYTGPNSEELVRHFLVEPTIRGVRLKGCANEPVFTSLSALVYQHSITPLALPCRLIIPDMDLQQMDNQTPAQQQLLQQGAACNVLYLFTCDTESLTGPQAIRKAVSSLLALRPLPKPTQVHFKASLQGITLTDNTRQLFFRRHYPSNNVSFCALDPDDRRWSIQSTTGDIPASKRMFAFVAKRSPSSADNQCHVFCELEPTQPAAAIIQFANKVLTGTSQQPAVTRAI, via the exons AGAAGATAAACATCGACTCGGGACAGCGGTCGCAGCATACCTGCAGTATCAAAAAATCTGCGGCTCAAACATTCCGCAGGCTAGTGGCCAATcgaaaaatttcctttcgcCCGGCGGCACGGATAATGGCCGTAAAACACCAACCTGGTTGGATTTGGACATCTACTCGATGCAAAAGTTTCTCGAATCGGTCACCGGTCCGCTGCGCATTCCTTCCCACAAAAG ATACATTCAATACTTCTCCGGATTGCTGTCGGGTGTGATCAAGTTGAATTCGTCCTCCTTCTTCCTGAAAGCGATACGGGTCGAATCTCCGCCATGTTTGCACTACCGTGCCATAACCGTCAACAGCGAGTGGCGCAGTTTCATCAAAATCTTCGAAGGCGTCCGGTGTCTGTTTACGTCCGACATCTACGTCATACCGCTCACCACGCGGCACTTTATTTACGAGATAAAGCATCCGTTACGGTTGCGCGGTGACATCCTGGTGCGCTGCTACCAGATCATACCAAATAACAACAAGGCGTCCTACGAGAAGGAGCTGATCGCGTCCGTGCAATTTCACACATGTGCCATAACCGAAAAGGAAGTACAATTCCACAAGGGAGATCTAGACTTGGCGTGCGAGG ATGAGCGCTTCTCAACGGAACATATGATGACGTTCTGTTTCGACACCGTACCAAATGAACGATCGATGGTTCTTATCTTCCAAGATCCACTCGTACGGAAGGAACCGATTGTAGAAAATGGTGATCATCTGGAAACGATCAACGAAG GTTGGTCCAAACAAG ATGAGTCCAGCCATACGCAAGGTCCGCTGGATGGATCACTGTACGCGACCATATTGAAGAGCCCCAAGTCTCCGACCGCACCGCATCTCATCTCACCGCCGGCCGAGTTTAGCAACGGCAAATCGTTGCTAGCGAACGGAAGCGGCCCACCACCGGTGCCGGAACGTTCCAAGACACCGAACTCGATCTATCTGAGCCACAACGGGACACCGCGCAGTACGCCCGTACCGTTTACGGTGGCACCGCCACCGGTGAGTCCCGCATTCGGGAACGGTTCCGTACACGGGGATGTGAAATATGCGCTGAGCGAGTGCAAAAGTACACCCGGTGGTAGGGCCGTGTCCAGCGCAAACAGCAGCTACGGCTCGTATCAGAGCGCAAGTCCCGGTGCACCGGACGGTGGTAGTTCCGGTGGGTTGACACTAGCGCCCAGTGGCAAGACGCGTCCAACCGCACAGGTTGATGGCCGCGAGTCGGTACGCAGCCCGCTGACGGTGTCCATGGACTCGGGCATCTCGAGCAGTGGCCCAGTTAATC GTCGCATACAGGGATCCAGCGTTTCACCGTCAAGTTTTCCGAGTCCGCAAGCTAGTCCGCAAG ATGATCGTCATCGGGAGCTGGACGATCTGCTGTCCGATATGATGCTTACCGTGCAGGGCATCCCGGACGTTGGCCAAAAAGCAGACCAAACAGATCATCACCAAGCGCAGCAGCGTCCGCAAccgcatcaccatcatcatcatcatcatcagcatcaccaGAATCCCAACGATCACTTCGTCAACACAAACACCGACACGATCAAGCGTTCGCATTCGGCCCAGCTGCCGGTATCAGCACGCGAGGACAACCGTTCGCGTACACCACTAACGGTGAGTGACTATTCCCCATCGTCAGCGGCAGCCGCCGCGAAAGAGCGCGAACTGCTCATGTACGAAACGTCCAGCACCACGACGACACTCACGCCACCCCCAAGCGAGAGCGGTCGCGAAACGCCACTGCTGAGTGCCTACGCATCGGCCGCGATTCGCGAACGTGAGctgcaaaatataaataacaataatctGACGCCAGCCGAGCGCGAGCTCATCATGAGCGTGCAGCGCCATCCGCATCAGTCGCTTGCGTATCCTCGACCAGCACGGTCGACCACGGGAGCATCGGAACGGTTTACCtcggacgacgacgacgatctGCTCGGTGGCGGAAGCGGTGGCCAGATCCCGTACCACGCACGGGAAGATTCGCGTCCGTTCACGTACGGTAATATACCGGCCAGCGGGACACCGCAGCATCCGCCGGCCGCCACTATGATCAAGATGCAGTCGGGCCTGTCAAGCCCGTCGATGGTCCGGAAGGCGCTCGGGACGCCGACGGCAACGCGCAAAACTGCCACCCTGCCGCGGAACGATTTCGAGGAAATGTTGCGCGAACGGCGCGAAAAAGTGCTCAGTGAAAAGTACACGATCGGTGAACAGTCACCGGGTGGGatcggtggtgttggtggtggcggtggtatCATGGTTAGCGacaccatcaacaacaacaacagcggtgGTGATGGCCGGTGGACATATCAGCAGCATCATACCGTCAAAACGGTCACAACGCAGGGTGCGACACCGAATGGTTATCCGGCCCATGAACCGCTCAAGCGGTCCAACACGATGGACGGAAGCTTCGGACGTCAGTTCTCCAACGAAGG AATATCCGGTCAGTCATGGCTGCAACTACAGCAGCAAAAGTTACGCGCACGCCGGGAACAGCAGCGGCGAGAACATTCGAATAGTTTTAG TTACAACTATGGCAGCCCGGCTTTTCCGACCGGTGAAAACGTCTACAGCACAACGCATCGGCGCAGCCAGACACTGTCGCCGGTACGAAATGAGCGGAACTATCACACACTAACGACCACCAGGACCCATTCGACGGAACGTCCGTTTGTGGCGGTACAGCGAGCTCACGAAAATGCGAAGCTCCAGACAATTGGG AATGCACCGCTCACCATTTTGAATGCCTCACCGCACGGTCACATTGCACAAGCACAAACAGCCTCTTCACCGTCGCCATCGTCCACGCACACGACGGTATCGTCCCCATCGCCGGCACCACCGTCCACATCCGTAACGATCACcaatcatcaccatcaacatcatcagaCGGTCAATGGAAGTAGTAATGCAGCAGTTAATGGACAACAGCACTCGACACCTCAACAGCAACGGCACATCAACGGCAATGGCGTTCattatcagcagcagcagcagcagcagcacatcaACAGCAGCCTGAACGGTAGCAGTGGACTGTTGTCCCTTGCCGAACAGGACCATTCGACTCCGAAACACGGACAGGTTCGATTG GAGTCCGAACAGATAATATTCAGTAACATAAACAGTCTGAATAATCTCGATAACTGCGAAAAGCTCAATAACCTGCTAAATGAAATAACCAACAGTGCGGCGGCTGTGGCATCCGTGGCAACGACGGAACCGCAGACCCAGACCGTTGCAAGTGCAAGCGGCAGCCAAGCATGCATTAGCCCTAACACTACTACTTCCAGTGTCACTACCAACAGCTCGTCTTCTTCCTTCATGTCCGCTAGCAATAATAGTGCAAGTCTCACTAATCACACCCATCATCTAATCGACTCGTACCACGATCATCCCTCCCATCAACGTCATCCATCGTCCGAATATTGCCATCGAAATGGACACAAACCGACGGGTGGGGAACAGGAACCGATGGAACTGTCCTCGCCGGATGGTAGCGTCGACGAGAAACCGATCGCCCAACCCGGAACGACGGTTAATGGTGAGCGACGAAATGGTCATACGAATGATACCTCGGTCAATGTGATCGGTCATGGGCAGCTTGCGCTGGATAAGCTGCTAGCCTCACTAGCACTCGAGAGCGATGTTACGGAAGAACATTTGGCCAAGATTGAAGGACGCACCAATACCGAACGGTGCTATCCGGAGCAACGGCCCACGGTTAACTTTCATCCGTCGAGCGAACTGTCGGACGTGCTGGCCAATCTTGCGGAGTACGATCTGACTGAAATGCAGCGCAATGGTAACTTgtaccaccaacaccaccagcactatcagcagcagcatcaaaaCGCCTCCCCGTCGGTTGATACGACGAACGGCAATTATCGACTGTATTCGGCCCACGGTTTGGAGCTGGTGAACGGTTACACACTAAGCAATGGGCACCACCTACCCGGGCAACTACAGCGCAGTACCAGTCGTAGCAGTAACGATGCACAACATTCGCAACAGCAGTCACAAAACAACTCTCCGAacgtacagcagcagcagcagcagcagcagctccagcaacagcatcaccaTCACAATCATCCCCATCATCCGTTACTAATGAATAACCATGTGCGACGCATTGCTTCCGAAACCGACAGTACCATCTCATCCATTTCGCCTAGCTTATCCGAACGCAGCAATGCGATCTCTTGGTGCGATCAG GCACGTGAAGAATCCTTCTCATCGTACCGCTCGGAAACGGAACCGGACAACTCACCGATGGGTGGATCACCGCGTCCAGAAACGCCGGCCTTCCCTGTAACGCCACGCACACCGTACGGGCTGAGCAATGGTACCTCCAGTCCCGCTCTTCCACCCAAGAGTCCGACATCACAACG CAGAAAAAATGTGCTATACAAACAGCTCGAAAAGCTTGCGCTTGCCAAAGCATCCCTGTTTCAGTGCGTTGCACCAGTCCTTGAGAAACGGACACAGGGATGTACTTTTCGCTATGA CAAGGACCTGTTCAGTGGCAACCAGCGGGCACAGGAGATCGTGAACCAGAACGAAACACTGTCCTGCTACACATCGCGCCGCAATTCAACCACCTCGAATGCGAACAGCGAACCGCAGGAGGTGGCCCCCCAGTTTGTGAAGTTTGCTCGCGACTCATCCAAGTACTGGTACAAGCCAAACATTAGCCGGGAGGAAGCGATCGCACTGCTGCGTAATGCGGCACCCGGAACGTTCATAGTGCGCGATTCGACCACGTTCGCGAATGCGTACGGACTGGTGGTGAAGGTGAACCATCCACCGCCCGGTGTACAGTATACCGGACCGAACAGTGAGGAGCTGGTGCGACACTTCCTGGTGGAGCCCACGATCCGGGGCGTCCGGTTGAAGGGTTGCGCGAATGAGCCCGTCTTCACCTCACTGTCTGCGTTGGTGTATCAGCATTCGATTACACCGCTAGCCTTACCGTGCCGGTTGATCATCCCCGATATG GACCTTCAACAAATGGATAATCAAACACCGGCGCAACAGCAGTTGTTACAGCAAGGAGCTGCCTGCAATGTGCTATATTTGTTTACCTGTGACACAGAGTCACTCACAG GACCACAAGCAATAAGGAAGGCAGTTAGTTCGCTGCTTGCGCTACGACCTCTTCCGAAACCAACGCAAGTGCACTTCAAGGCCTCACTGCAGGGTATTACACTGACCGACAATACGCGACAGTTGTTCTTCAG ACGGCACTACCCATCAAACAATGTGTCATTCTGTGCGCTTGATCCGGACGATCGTCGATGGAGCATTCAGTCAACTACGGGAGATATTCCCGCTTCCAA aCGCATGTTCGCGTTCGTTGCGAAGCGATCGCCCTCATCGGCCGACAACCAGTGTCATGTGTTCTGCGAGCTGGAACCAACGCAACCGGCGGCGGCCATTATACAGTTCGCCAACAAGGTGCTCACCGGTACCAGCCAACAGCCAGCAGTTACCAGAGCAATCTAA